Proteins encoded in a region of the Dorea longicatena genome:
- a CDS encoding ATP-binding protein, whose protein sequence is MTTEELYDKLKLIQKMKCETQNLELKSAEQGYPKRLYDSLSSFSNQDDGGIIVFGIDEKQDYKEVGVYDAQDIQKKINEQCLQMNPVVRPLITVVEKENKKFVSAEIPGIDLADRPCYYQGRGRLKGSYTRIGDSDEPMTEYEIYSYEAYRRKYQDDIREVPRVTLMSLDQEELNRYVELLKRGKQRLATLDNESIYELMSIKRGEKVTLSATLLFSPYPQAYFPQLCITAIVIPGRTIGSLGDMGERFSDNQRIEGTIPEMLDEALLFVKRNMRTKTIISPTTGRRTDRTDYPITAVREAIINALVHRDYSIHTEGMPIQLIMFEDRIEIHNPGGLYGRITIDQLGKIQPDTRNPVLASALETLGIIENRYSGIPTIRMEMEKYNLRQPEFLDERGSFIVKLYKESKNDYEDMSNDEETNNLIVFCKTPRTRKEICDYLGLNSVTYAIQTYVNPLVEAGVIKLSIPDKPKSPKQLYYSVEREK, encoded by the coding sequence ATGACAACAGAAGAATTATATGACAAACTAAAATTAATTCAAAAAATGAAATGCGAAACGCAGAATTTGGAATTGAAATCAGCGGAGCAAGGATATCCGAAACGATTATATGATTCTTTGTCAAGTTTTTCTAATCAGGATGATGGTGGCATTATTGTTTTTGGAATTGATGAGAAACAAGATTATAAAGAAGTTGGTGTTTATGATGCTCAGGACATTCAAAAGAAAATTAACGAGCAATGCTTGCAGATGAATCCGGTTGTACGGCCGCTTATTACAGTTGTGGAGAAGGAAAATAAAAAATTTGTTTCTGCTGAAATTCCCGGAATAGATTTGGCAGACAGACCTTGCTATTATCAAGGACGTGGAAGGTTGAAGGGGTCCTATACCCGTATTGGGGATAGTGATGAACCGATGACAGAATACGAAATATATAGTTATGAAGCATATAGAAGAAAATATCAAGACGATATCCGTGAGGTTCCGAGAGTAACATTAATGTCATTGGATCAGGAAGAACTGAATCGTTATGTTGAACTGTTAAAGAGAGGAAAACAAAGATTAGCAACACTTGATAATGAAAGTATTTATGAACTTATGAGCATAAAGCGAGGAGAGAAAGTAACGCTTAGTGCGACTTTGCTTTTTAGTCCATATCCACAGGCATATTTTCCACAATTGTGTATTACGGCAATTGTAATTCCTGGGAGAACAATAGGAAGTCTTGGCGACATGGGGGAAAGATTCTCAGATAATCAGAGAATAGAAGGAACAATTCCGGAAATGTTGGATGAGGCATTATTATTTGTGAAACGCAATATGCGGACAAAGACAATTATAAGTCCGACAACCGGACGAAGAACTGACAGAACAGACTATCCAATAACAGCGGTTAGAGAAGCTATTATAAATGCATTAGTACATCGTGATTATAGTATTCATACAGAAGGAATGCCGATTCAACTTATAATGTTTGAAGACAGGATTGAAATACATAATCCAGGTGGATTATATGGAAGAATCACTATCGACCAATTAGGAAAAATTCAACCGGATACAAGAAATCCGGTACTTGCATCGGCACTTGAAACATTGGGAATAATAGAAAACAGGTATTCGGGAATTCCAACAATCCGGATGGAAATGGAGAAATATAACTTAAGACAGCCAGAATTCTTGGATGAAAGAGGAAGTTTTATTGTAAAACTATATAAAGAATCAAAGAATGATTATGAAGATATGTCAAATGATGAAGAAACAAATAATTTAATAGTATTTTGTAAAACACCGCGTACAAGAAAGGAAATTTGTGATTATCTGGGGTTAAATTCTGTTACTTATGCTATACAGACGTATGTAAATCCATTAGTAGAAGCTGGCGTAATTAAGTTGAGTATTCCAGATAAGCCAAAGAGTCCAAAACAGTTATATTATAGCGTAGAAAGAGAAAAATGA
- a CDS encoding (deoxy)nucleoside triphosphate pyrophosphohydrolase: MKTIRVVAAVIKAVKEDGRTMIFATQRGYGEFKGGWEFPGGKIEAGETPQEALKREIMEELDTEVAVGEWIETVEYDYPGFHLSMDCFWCEIVKGDLVLKEHEAARWLTREELTDVEWLPADVAVAKKIAGDMTPAE; this comes from the coding sequence ATGAAGACGATTAGAGTTGTGGCAGCAGTGATAAAGGCAGTAAAGGAAGACGGAAGAACGATGATATTCGCAACACAGCGCGGATATGGCGAGTTCAAAGGCGGATGGGAATTCCCAGGCGGCAAGATCGAAGCCGGGGAGACACCGCAGGAAGCGTTGAAGCGTGAGATCATGGAAGAACTGGATACGGAAGTTGCGGTTGGTGAATGGATCGAGACGGTGGAGTATGATTATCCGGGATTTCATCTTTCGATGGATTGCTTTTGGTGTGAGATTGTGAAAGGGGATCTGGTGCTGAAGGAGCATGAGGCAGCCAGATGGCTGACCAGGGAGGAGCTTACGGATGTGGAGTGGCTGCCGGCGGATGTGGCGGTTGCGAAGAAGATTGCAGGAGATATGACGCCTGCTGAGTGA
- a CDS encoding MutH/Sau3AI family endonuclease translates to MSNHIYDKNALIHRLEGYLGKTFEMIDNKEMFKHVQDFNLQKGIAGSVVEQCIFEYPPDSKQEADLIIVDGIENVKTELKTTGMLIREKPRKHYVAKEPMSITAVGVYDIAEQEFETSHFWEKLEHMLIIYYYYAATHAVSAYEYKDFPVVGYEFHEFSDDEIEVLRNDWEHVRTLCAKVVSHHSGPRDKNWKEAVKQEYIEVHGELRRVLSYIDLAPKFPPRFRLKKPTVSSIIAKHFGYDLEQLPGRYVSILDIDAKCRELINMYAGKNIRQLINHFDLNLPTDGRLSMKAIAEKIVIAMFGGTVKKLNQIELFEQFGLIAKTITFTSKGGRTEDMKLYHIDFGEMIKETVIDDDGTKRAMTFEDSDMYAYFADHAFLCIMFQESSRDSETEYRPNSLSSNVFIGFKRIVFSDEFIDTKVRKLWEDTRDKIMHHKLTDVVQKRSDGSTVTLKSGKVSTAPNFLKGSENDVFVRGSGKDSSIQSKTECVNGIRMLPQYVWIKGLSVVEELKKTPEI, encoded by the coding sequence ATGTCGAATCATATTTACGATAAGAATGCTTTGATTCATAGATTGGAAGGTTATTTGGGGAAAACATTTGAAATGATTGATAACAAAGAAATGTTTAAGCATGTACAAGATTTTAATCTTCAAAAAGGAATTGCCGGATCCGTCGTTGAACAATGCATTTTTGAATATCCCCCAGATTCCAAACAGGAAGCCGACTTAATTATTGTTGATGGGATAGAAAATGTAAAAACAGAACTTAAGACAACAGGAATGCTTATTCGGGAAAAACCTAGAAAACATTATGTTGCAAAAGAGCCAATGTCAATTACTGCTGTTGGAGTATATGATATTGCGGAACAAGAATTTGAAACATCACACTTTTGGGAAAAACTAGAACATATGCTTATTATCTATTACTATTATGCAGCTACTCACGCAGTATCTGCGTATGAGTATAAAGATTTTCCGGTTGTCGGATATGAATTTCATGAGTTTTCAGATGATGAGATAGAAGTATTGAGAAATGATTGGGAACATGTGCGTACTCTTTGTGCAAAAGTAGTATCACATCATTCCGGACCACGTGATAAAAACTGGAAAGAAGCTGTGAAACAAGAATATATAGAAGTACATGGTGAATTAAGAAGAGTATTAAGTTATATTGATTTGGCCCCTAAGTTTCCACCAAGATTCCGATTGAAAAAACCAACCGTTTCTTCTATAATTGCAAAACATTTTGGTTATGATCTTGAGCAACTTCCGGGTAGATACGTATCGATATTAGATATAGATGCAAAGTGCCGAGAATTAATAAATATGTATGCAGGGAAAAATATTAGGCAGTTGATAAATCATTTTGATTTGAATCTTCCAACAGACGGTCGGTTGAGTATGAAGGCAATTGCAGAGAAAATTGTTATTGCGATGTTTGGAGGAACTGTAAAAAAATTAAATCAGATAGAGTTGTTTGAACAATTTGGATTAATTGCGAAAACTATTACGTTTACTTCAAAAGGTGGTCGTACTGAAGATATGAAATTGTATCATATTGATTTCGGTGAAATGATTAAAGAAACTGTAATTGATGATGATGGAACTAAACGAGCTATGACTTTTGAAGATTCAGATATGTATGCATATTTTGCAGATCACGCATTCTTATGTATTATGTTTCAAGAATCTTCAAGGGATTCAGAAACAGAATATAGACCGAATTCGTTATCATCGAATGTCTTTATTGGTTTTAAAAGAATTGTATTCAGTGATGAATTTATTGATACGAAAGTTCGTAAGCTATGGGAAGATACCAGAGATAAAATTATGCATCATAAACTTACGGATGTTGTTCAGAAACGTAGTGATGGATCAACTGTCACTTTAAAAAGTGGGAAAGTCAGTACTGCACCTAACTTCTTAAAAGGAAGTGAAAATGATGTTTTTGTACGTGGATCAGGAAAAGATTCGTCTATACAAAGTAAGACGGAGTGTGTGAACGGAATTCGTATGTTACCGCAGTATGTTTGGATAAAAGGTTTATCTGTAGTCGAAGAATTAAAGAAAACTCCAGAGATATAG
- a CDS encoding UvrD-helicase domain-containing protein, translated as MAEAGLEREVIDILSLIEKKQNFLLSGGAGSGKTYSLVSLLKKVSEKYPKVRIACITYTNAAALEIRDRCHIGNLYVSTIHDFLWDNIRQFQVELRKILCEIVNDPNGKIQNPLSDDEEEFQLLDDIQITYKEYTRILKGEISHDEVLIIAKKMFETYPKLCKIVCSKYPFIFVDEYQDTSPLVIEILLESLQKVVEPSIVGFFGDSMQSIYDEGIGDIENYIKTGRVTKIEKKQNRRNPQKVIELANKLRTDGLMQQASDDANAPNMENGVIKKGSVKFLYGNDLKMAYSSEFMKDWNFENSKQTKELRLTHTLIAGEAHFEELYNIYDSDPVLKLKKDLKAYVKKKQIEIEEDKTFDEVLNEIEWFYQKGKNTGKSHLEVFLDDPSNEKLYSHVKDLPYSVVSKFYWEKDQLIDDKIEKDGKIIRDAKRDALIAHLFRIQDIIALYISSNYRDLLRKIGRKIQRNSDKRELHDELESLRLISQKSIGEVIDFANEKSLCVKSDAFNSFIEKNEYLYWRVSAVPYSVFQNLYSYIEGRRPFSTQHKVKGLEYENVLVILDSSGWNKYNFDYVLDDSIYDSLPKGKKESYKRIKRRTEKLLYVCCTRAKENLVLYYPEPSSGVIQGMERLIGKDNCVNLGLV; from the coding sequence GTGGCTGAAGCAGGATTAGAAAGAGAAGTAATTGATATTTTATCGCTTATAGAGAAAAAACAAAATTTTTTACTGAGTGGAGGAGCTGGTAGCGGAAAAACTTATTCTTTGGTCAGTTTATTGAAGAAAGTATCTGAAAAGTATCCGAAAGTGAGAATTGCCTGCATAACATATACAAATGCTGCAGCATTGGAAATACGTGATAGATGTCATATTGGTAATTTATATGTGTCAACAATTCATGATTTTTTGTGGGATAATATTCGACAATTTCAAGTAGAATTGAGAAAAATTTTATGTGAAATAGTGAATGATCCAAATGGGAAAATTCAAAATCCATTATCGGATGATGAGGAGGAATTTCAATTACTTGATGATATTCAGATTACATATAAAGAATATACAAGGATCTTAAAAGGAGAAATTTCGCATGATGAGGTTTTGATTATTGCAAAGAAAATGTTTGAAACATATCCTAAATTGTGCAAAATTGTATGTAGCAAATATCCGTTTATTTTTGTTGACGAATATCAGGATACGTCTCCGTTAGTAATAGAAATATTGCTTGAATCATTACAAAAAGTTGTTGAACCTAGTATTGTTGGCTTTTTTGGAGACTCGATGCAGTCGATATATGATGAAGGCATTGGAGATATTGAAAATTATATAAAAACTGGAAGAGTGACAAAAATAGAAAAGAAACAAAATCGTCGTAATCCTCAAAAAGTTATTGAATTGGCTAATAAATTACGCACAGATGGGTTGATGCAACAGGCTTCAGATGATGCGAATGCACCAAATATGGAAAATGGTGTGATAAAAAAAGGAAGCGTAAAGTTTCTGTATGGAAATGATCTTAAAATGGCATATTCATCTGAATTTATGAAAGATTGGAATTTTGAAAATTCAAAACAAACGAAAGAATTACGTTTGACACATACCCTTATAGCGGGAGAGGCTCATTTTGAAGAACTTTATAATATTTACGATTCTGATCCAGTATTGAAATTAAAAAAAGATTTAAAAGCTTATGTTAAAAAGAAGCAAATAGAAATTGAGGAGGATAAAACTTTTGATGAAGTATTAAATGAGATAGAGTGGTTTTATCAAAAAGGTAAAAATACAGGGAAGAGTCATTTAGAGGTTTTTCTTGATGATCCAAGTAATGAAAAGTTATATTCTCATGTAAAAGATTTACCATATTCAGTGGTGAGTAAATTTTATTGGGAAAAAGATCAATTAATAGACGATAAGATTGAAAAAGACGGAAAAATAATCAGAGACGCTAAAAGGGATGCATTGATTGCACACTTGTTTAGAATTCAAGATATTATTGCATTATATATTTCTTCAAATTATAGAGATTTATTGAGAAAAATCGGAAGAAAAATTCAGAGGAATAGTGATAAGAGAGAACTTCATGATGAACTTGAAAGTTTGCGGCTAATAAGCCAAAAATCAATTGGAGAAGTAATTGATTTTGCAAATGAAAAAAGTCTTTGTGTTAAAAGTGATGCGTTTAATTCCTTTATTGAAAAAAATGAGTATTTATATTGGCGTGTTTCAGCGGTACCATATTCTGTATTTCAAAATTTATATTCATATATAGAAGGAAGACGTCCATTTTCAACACAGCATAAGGTGAAGGGATTAGAATATGAAAATGTTTTGGTGATTCTTGATTCATCGGGTTGGAATAAGTATAATTTTGATTATGTTTTAGATGATTCTATTTATGATAGTTTGCCGAAAGGGAAAAAAGAATCATATAAAAGAATAAAAAGAAGGACAGAAAAACTTTTATATGTTTGTTGTACAAGAGCGAAGGAAAATCTCGTTTTGTATTATCCAGAGCCTTCAAGCGGAGTTATTCAAGGAATGGAGCGTTTGATTGGAAAAGACAATTGTGTAAATTTAGGTTTAGTTTAA
- the dcm gene encoding DNA (cytosine-5-)-methyltransferase produces MKKTICELFAGVGGFRLGFDKLESGWETTWFSQWEPGKKKQWAHDCYVYHYGDCADLKGEFHTGEDISQMNKNNIPNHNLLVGGFPCQDYSVAHSLSSSKGIEGKKGVLWWQIRDVLITKRPPFVMLENVDRLLKSPASQRGRDFGIILTSFAQLGYRAEWRVVNAAEYGAAQRRRRTFIFAYNKDTKYAETMDNYEADNILSMNGFMAKSFPISKCGPLVETTVLCSDVSNVDRVHLLEDGTEESDNDLLEMTKKFQFCFQTAGYMKDGDVFTTTVTPVEMKPVLLSEIVQKGVDESYYIRADDMASWTYMKGAKKIPRVSASGHEYIFSEGPIAFPDPLNRPARTMLTSEGTKNRSTHVIADPETGRLRLITPVESERIQGFDDEWTKITLMDGKETQMPDRMRRFCMGNALVVSMVTRMGKILDEIIEEE; encoded by the coding sequence ATGAAAAAAACTATTTGTGAGCTGTTTGCAGGCGTTGGTGGTTTCCGATTGGGATTCGATAAATTAGAATCTGGATGGGAAACTACATGGTTTTCACAATGGGAGCCAGGAAAGAAAAAGCAGTGGGCACACGATTGTTATGTTTATCATTATGGTGATTGTGCAGATTTAAAAGGAGAGTTTCATACTGGCGAAGATATTAGTCAAATGAATAAAAACAATATTCCTAATCATAATCTTCTTGTGGGGGGATTTCCTTGCCAAGATTATTCAGTTGCACACTCATTATCTTCATCGAAAGGAATTGAGGGGAAAAAGGGTGTTTTATGGTGGCAGATTAGAGATGTTTTAATTACTAAAAGACCACCTTTTGTTATGTTAGAAAATGTTGATAGACTTTTGAAATCACCAGCATCGCAAAGAGGGCGTGATTTTGGTATTATTTTAACATCATTTGCACAGTTAGGATATAGAGCAGAATGGAGAGTAGTAAATGCTGCTGAGTATGGAGCTGCTCAAAGACGTCGTAGAACATTTATTTTTGCATACAATAAAGATACCAAATATGCAGAAACAATGGATAACTATGAAGCAGATAATATTTTATCAATGAATGGTTTTATGGCAAAATCATTTCCGATTTCAAAGTGTGGTCCACTTGTAGAGACAACTGTACTTTGTTCTGATGTCTCAAATGTTGATAGAGTACACTTGCTTGAAGATGGTACAGAGGAATCAGATAATGATCTTTTGGAAATGACGAAGAAGTTTCAATTTTGTTTTCAGACTGCAGGTTATATGAAAGATGGAGACGTCTTTACAACAACTGTGACACCTGTGGAAATGAAGCCTGTATTATTGTCTGAAATAGTTCAGAAAGGTGTTGATGAGTCATATTATATTAGAGCAGATGATATGGCATCATGGACATATATGAAAGGTGCAAAAAAAATCCCTAGAGTTTCTGCATCTGGTCATGAATATATCTTTTCAGAAGGTCCAATTGCTTTTCCAGATCCGTTGAATAGGCCGGCAAGAACAATGCTCACTTCTGAGGGGACCAAGAATCGCTCTACACATGTTATTGCAGATCCTGAAACAGGAAGATTAAGACTTATCACTCCGGTAGAATCAGAAAGAATTCAAGGATTTGATGATGAGTGGACTAAAATCACATTGATGGATGGAAAAGAAACTCAGATGCCTGATAGAATGAGGCGCTTCTGCATGGGAAACGCATTGGTTGTTTCGATGGTTACTAGAATGGGAAAAATTTTGGACGAAATTATTGAAGAAGAGTAA
- a CDS encoding DUF3427 domain-containing protein, translating to MTATPDKRDDNLEGRNIYEIFNHQIAYEIRLQDAMEEDLLCPFHYFGITDLDIIADAGKSSEEKVENFRYLTSEERVENVMKQAEYFGYSGDRVKGLIFCSRIDEAKELSKKFNAKGWRTLVLSGSDSEEARAAAIERLAGEESEDALDYIISVDIFSEGVDVPEINQVIMLRPTESPIVFIQQLGRGLRKAENKEYVVVLDFIGNYRNNFMIPIALSGDRSYNKDNIRRYVTEGGRVIPGASTIHFDEISRKRIFQAIDNANFSDIKLIRENYTNLKNKLGHIPALADFDKYGEMDVLRIFDNNSLGSYYKFLVKYEKEYTIRLSEDEEKAIEFISKKLASGKRIHELELLKRTLQYRHGIIGRLRKYLSEKYHCEMNEHCMENVINMMTNEFPTSAAKKTYAQCVFLKKEQDDYGISDVYGKMLENPEFCAILEELVDFGISRYKVNYSYHYQNTNLVLYQKYTYEDACRLLNWERNEVPLNIGGYKYDKKTKTFPIFINYDKQDNISDTTKYEDHFVAENRLIAISKSGRSMDSEDVQNFLNATERGIDVQLFVRKNKDDKISKEFYYLGRVIATGNAKQFVMPNTDKTAVEIEWELETPVREDIYQYIVNE from the coding sequence ATGACCGCAACGCCAGATAAACGAGACGACAATCTGGAAGGCAGGAACATTTACGAAATCTTCAATCATCAGATCGCATACGAGATTCGTCTGCAGGATGCGATGGAGGAGGATCTGTTGTGTCCGTTCCATTATTTTGGAATCACGGATCTGGATATTATTGCAGATGCGGGGAAATCATCCGAAGAAAAGGTGGAGAACTTCCGCTATCTGACATCCGAAGAGCGTGTGGAAAATGTCATGAAACAGGCGGAATATTTCGGATACAGTGGCGACCGCGTGAAGGGGTTGATTTTCTGTAGCCGGATTGATGAGGCGAAGGAATTATCGAAGAAATTCAACGCCAAGGGCTGGCGGACGCTGGTGCTGAGCGGTAGTGATTCGGAAGAAGCGAGAGCAGCAGCGATCGAACGGCTGGCAGGAGAAGAATCCGAAGATGCCTTGGACTACATCATTTCCGTAGACATATTTTCCGAGGGTGTGGACGTGCCGGAGATCAATCAGGTCATCATGCTTCGTCCGACAGAGTCACCGATCGTGTTCATCCAACAGCTTGGTCGTGGACTTCGTAAAGCTGAGAATAAAGAATATGTCGTTGTACTGGATTTCATCGGAAATTATCGGAATAACTTTATGATTCCGATTGCGCTGTCCGGCGACCGCAGTTATAACAAGGATAATATCCGCCGTTATGTCACGGAAGGCGGCAGAGTGATTCCGGGTGCGAGCACGATTCACTTCGATGAGATTTCCAGAAAGCGGATCTTCCAGGCGATTGATAATGCGAACTTCAGCGATATCAAATTAATCCGGGAGAATTATACGAATCTGAAGAATAAGCTGGGGCATATCCCAGCGCTTGCGGATTTTGATAAGTATGGGGAAATGGATGTGCTGCGGATCTTCGACAATAACAGCCTGGGTTCATATTACAAATTCCTTGTGAAATACGAAAAGGAATATACCATCCGGCTGTCAGAAGACGAAGAAAAAGCAATCGAATTCATTTCCAAAAAGCTGGCGAGTGGCAAGCGGATTCATGAGCTGGAATTATTGAAACGTACGTTGCAGTATCGCCATGGAATCATTGGGCGTCTGCGGAAGTATTTATCCGAGAAGTATCATTGTGAGATGAACGAGCACTGCATGGAAAATGTGATCAATATGATGACCAATGAATTTCCGACGAGCGCAGCAAAGAAGACTTACGCACAGTGTGTATTTCTGAAGAAGGAACAGGATGATTATGGCATTTCCGATGTGTATGGGAAAATGTTAGAGAATCCGGAATTCTGTGCGATTCTGGAGGAACTGGTGGACTTCGGAATCTCGAGATATAAGGTCAATTACAGTTACCATTATCAGAATACGAATCTGGTATTGTATCAGAAATATACATATGAGGATGCCTGCCGTCTGCTGAACTGGGAGAGAAATGAAGTGCCGCTGAACATCGGCGGTTACAAATATGATAAGAAGACTAAGACATTTCCGATATTCATTAACTACGATAAGCAGGACAATATCAGCGATACCACGAAATACGAAGATCATTTCGTAGCAGAGAACCGGCTGATCGCGATTTCCAAAAGTGGAAGAAGCATGGATTCGGAAGATGTGCAGAATTTCCTGAACGCAACAGAACGTGGCATAGATGTGCAACTGTTTGTGAGAAAGAATAAGGATGATAAGATATCCAAGGAATTCTATTATCTGGGGCGTGTGATCGCGACCGGGAATGCGAAGCAGTTCGTGATGCCGAATACGGATAAGACGGCGGTGGAGATCGAATGGGAGCTGGAGACTCCGGTGAGAGAAGATATTTATCAGTATATTGTGAATGAATAG
- a CDS encoding very short patch repair endonuclease has protein sequence MKHPKHYDTDEATSKRMSNVKLKKGTAEMLLAKELWHKGFRYQLNDKTLPGSPDIAIRRYNIAIFVDGEFWHGYDWDNKKPKLKRNREYWIEKIEENMARDTRVDKELLVKGWVPIHFWTKEVLKETASCVQVVQEIAFEIKMQDIDDLIKYD, from the coding sequence ATGAAGCATCCAAAACATTACGATACTGATGAAGCTACTTCAAAAAGAATGTCGAATGTAAAGCTGAAAAAGGGTACTGCAGAAATGCTCCTTGCAAAAGAATTATGGCATAAAGGCTTTCGGTATCAATTAAATGATAAAACTTTACCGGGATCTCCGGATATAGCCATTCGCCGTTATAATATAGCAATATTCGTTGATGGTGAGTTTTGGCATGGTTATGATTGGGATAATAAAAAGCCAAAATTAAAACGTAACAGAGAGTATTGGATTGAAAAAATAGAAGAAAATATGGCTAGAGATACAAGGGTGGACAAGGAATTACTTGTTAAAGGTTGGGTTCCAATTCACTTTTGGACAAAGGAAGTTTTAAAAGAAACTGCGTCCTGTGTACAAGTAGTTCAAGAAATTGCATTTGAAATTAAAATGCAAGATATAGATGATTTAATTAAATATGACTAA
- a CDS encoding LacI family DNA-binding transcriptional regulator yields MEKKLTINDIAQMSGVAKSTVSRYLNGGSVKDATAQKIKKIIEENNYEPNLFARLNAKESRIIGLTVPGFNSVTTPRLVEVIVAYLKKNDYTPLIMHTENDIEEEIRCIERLKNMNVDGIMVLATGSTKEYEEAVKKLKIPILFLGQRFPGENSVINDDYNAGYAVGNYIGQRKFKEIYMLWVPEDDPAVGGERRHGVIDGLMSCEKKPKEVIETTFFYENAIENVQKFVDHMKTPAAVVCATDRIAFGVYKVMSEKGIRIPEEVSVVGFGDYEAGELLQPPLTTVKFDWKNWGEISAESMIQMILGKPVSPLQVNPYEIIERKSVKEN; encoded by the coding sequence TTGGAAAAAAAACTGACAATAAATGATATAGCCCAGATGTCCGGTGTGGCAAAAAGTACTGTATCAAGATATCTGAACGGGGGAAGCGTTAAAGATGCAACGGCCCAGAAGATAAAAAAAATCATCGAAGAAAATAATTATGAGCCGAATCTGTTTGCAAGGCTGAATGCAAAAGAGAGCCGGATCATAGGACTTACGGTACCTGGATTTAACTCGGTAACAACACCGAGACTTGTAGAAGTAATCGTTGCCTATCTTAAGAAAAATGATTATACACCTCTTATCATGCATACGGAAAATGATATCGAAGAAGAAATACGCTGTATCGAACGGCTGAAGAATATGAATGTAGATGGAATTATGGTTCTTGCGACGGGAAGCACAAAAGAATACGAAGAAGCAGTAAAGAAGTTAAAAATTCCAATCCTGTTTCTTGGACAACGCTTCCCGGGAGAGAATTCTGTCATTAATGATGATTACAATGCAGGATATGCGGTGGGTAATTATATCGGACAACGTAAGTTCAAGGAGATTTATATGCTCTGGGTACCTGAAGATGACCCGGCAGTAGGAGGAGAACGACGCCATGGAGTGATCGATGGACTTATGTCCTGTGAGAAAAAGCCAAAAGAAGTCATAGAGACAACGTTCTTTTATGAAAATGCAATTGAAAATGTACAGAAATTTGTAGATCATATGAAGACACCGGCGGCAGTCGTATGCGCAACAGACCGTATCGCATTTGGCGTGTACAAAGTAATGTCAGAGAAAGGTATACGGATACCGGAAGAAGTATCCGTGGTAGGATTTGGCGATTACGAAGCAGGAGAACTGTTACAGCCGCCACTTACGACGGTAAAATTTGACTGGAAGAACTGGGGGGAGATCAGTGCTGAGTCGATGATCCAGATGATTTTAGGAAAGCCGGTAAGCCCGCTTCAGGTCAACCCGTATGAAATTATAGAAAGAAAAAGTGTAAAAGAGAACTGA